In a genomic window of Leifsonia xyli subsp. cynodontis DSM 46306:
- the murI gene encoding glutamate racemase — MTDAPIGIFDSGVGGLTVARAIRDQLPNESILYVGDTAHSPYGPKPIADVRRYSLEVLDLLVEQGVKLLVIACNTASSAVLRDARERYAVPVVEVIQPAVRRAVAATRTGRVGVIGTVGTIASRAYEDAFAAAPELRLFSRACPRFVEFVETGVTSGDEVLRVTAEYLQPLRDADVDTLVLGCTHYPFLEGAISYVMGEGVSLVSSDIETAKDVYRILVSRGLERHESAPPTVRYEATGLDADHFLRLAHRFIGPEVSRVDLVQTGVIDLPL; from the coding sequence GTGACGGATGCGCCGATTGGGATCTTCGACTCGGGTGTCGGCGGCCTGACCGTCGCCCGGGCGATCCGCGACCAGCTGCCGAACGAGTCGATCCTCTATGTGGGAGACACCGCTCACTCGCCCTATGGGCCCAAGCCGATCGCCGATGTGCGCCGCTATTCGCTCGAGGTGCTCGACCTTCTCGTCGAGCAGGGCGTCAAGCTGCTCGTCATCGCCTGCAACACCGCCTCCTCCGCCGTGTTGAGGGACGCGCGCGAGCGCTACGCGGTCCCGGTGGTGGAGGTCATCCAGCCGGCCGTGCGGCGCGCTGTGGCCGCGACCCGCACCGGGCGCGTCGGGGTGATCGGGACCGTGGGAACCATCGCCTCCCGTGCCTACGAGGACGCCTTCGCCGCCGCGCCCGAGCTGCGTCTCTTCTCGCGGGCGTGCCCGCGGTTCGTGGAGTTCGTGGAGACCGGCGTCACGAGCGGCGACGAGGTCCTGCGCGTCACCGCCGAGTACCTTCAGCCGCTCCGGGACGCCGATGTGGACACCCTCGTCCTCGGCTGCACCCACTATCCGTTCCTCGAAGGCGCCATCTCCTATGTCATGGGGGAGGGCGTCTCGCTCGTCTCCAGCGACATCGAGACCGCGAAGGATGTGTACCGCATCCTCGTCAGCCGGGGGCTCGAGCGTCACGAGTCCGCGCCGCCCACGGTCCGCTATGAGGCGACCGGCCTCGATGCCGACCACTTCCTGCGCCTCGCTCACCGTTTCATCGGCCCGGAGGTCTCCCGGGTCGATCTGGTGCAGACGGGCGTGATCGACCTGCCGCTCTGA
- the rph gene encoding ribonuclease PH, which produces MTDTTRADGRTADQLRPVTIERAWNRQAEGSALVSFGGTRVLCTASFTNGVPRWMSGKGRGWVTAEYAMLPRSTNDRMDRESVKGRIGGRTHEISRLIGRSLRAVVDMKALGENTIVLDCDVLQADGGTRTAAITGAYVALADALAWGREHRFIGQKAVPLIDSVSAVSVGIVEGSPMLDLAYTEDVRAETDMNVVVTGRGLFVEVQGTAEGAPFDRSELNGLLDLALAGTTELAAVQSAALAAPAPGREG; this is translated from the coding sequence GTGACCGACACCACCCGCGCTGACGGGCGCACCGCCGACCAGCTGCGACCGGTCACCATCGAGCGCGCCTGGAACCGGCAGGCGGAGGGCTCCGCCCTCGTCTCCTTTGGCGGCACGCGCGTGCTGTGTACGGCCTCGTTCACCAACGGCGTCCCGCGCTGGATGTCGGGCAAAGGCCGCGGGTGGGTCACCGCCGAATACGCCATGCTCCCGCGCTCGACCAACGACCGCATGGATCGTGAGTCGGTCAAGGGCCGCATCGGCGGGCGCACGCACGAGATCAGCCGGCTGATCGGCCGCAGCCTCCGCGCGGTGGTGGACATGAAGGCGCTCGGCGAGAACACGATCGTGCTCGACTGCGATGTCCTCCAGGCCGACGGCGGCACGCGCACCGCCGCGATCACCGGCGCTTATGTCGCGCTCGCCGACGCGCTCGCGTGGGGCCGCGAGCACCGTTTCATCGGGCAGAAGGCCGTCCCTCTAATCGACTCGGTCTCGGCGGTCTCCGTCGGAATCGTCGAAGGCTCCCCGATGCTCGACCTCGCCTACACCGAGGATGTCCGCGCCGAGACCGACATGAATGTCGTCGTCACCGGCCGTGGCCTGTTCGTGGAGGTGCAGGGCACCGCCGAGGGCGCGCCGTTCGACCGCAGCGAGCTGAACGGCCTGCTCGATCTGGCGCTCGCCGGCACGACGGAGCTGGCCGCTGTCCAGTCGGCCGCCCTCGCCGCCCCGGCGCCGGGGCGCGAGGGCTGA
- the rdgB gene encoding RdgB/HAM1 family non-canonical purine NTP pyrophosphatase produces the protein MVRVVLATHNRNKALEFQQILGDAVPGLEIVGYDGPEPVEDGVTFEQNALIKACAAAERTGMIALADDSGICVDAMGGAPGIFSARWAGRHGDAQANLRLLLDQLADLPDSSRAAHFTATLALVTPEGGTTVVEGVWPGRIAREARGGHGHGYDPIFLPDGHTVTAAELGPEAKNAQSHRARAFAAIVPALRALSRPGN, from the coding sequence ATGGTCCGCGTCGTCCTCGCCACCCACAACCGGAACAAGGCGCTCGAGTTCCAGCAGATTCTGGGGGATGCCGTCCCCGGCCTCGAGATCGTCGGCTACGACGGTCCTGAGCCCGTCGAGGACGGCGTCACCTTTGAGCAGAACGCGCTCATCAAGGCGTGCGCCGCCGCCGAGCGCACCGGGATGATCGCGCTCGCCGACGATTCCGGCATCTGCGTCGATGCGATGGGCGGCGCTCCGGGCATCTTCTCCGCGCGCTGGGCGGGGCGGCACGGCGACGCACAGGCCAATCTGCGGCTCCTCCTCGATCAGCTCGCCGATCTGCCGGACTCCTCCCGTGCCGCGCACTTCACCGCCACACTCGCACTGGTCACGCCGGAGGGCGGGACGACCGTCGTGGAGGGTGTCTGGCCCGGTCGCATCGCCCGCGAGGCCCGCGGCGGCCACGGTCACGGCTACGACCCGATCTTCCTCCCCGACGGCCACACCGTGACCGCGGCGGAGCTGGGGCCGGAGGCGAAGAACGCGCAGAGCCATCGGGCCCGCGCGTTCGCGGCGATCGTGCCGGCGCTGCGCGCGCTGAGCCGGCCAGGGAACTGA
- a CDS encoding DedA family protein, whose amino-acid sequence MHHAGLIPWLNPETIISAAGPWALLVVCGIVFAETGLLVGFLLPGDTLLVISGLLTNSSRVFDIDIWWVCLFIAMAAFLGGEVGYLIGHKAGPRVFERKESGLFSMENVRRTNRFFDRFGALAIIVARFVPIVRTFAPVAAGVGHMSYKKYSLYNAIGALIWGAGLTLFGYLIGYIPPVARFVSEYIDVILIGAVVITLIPTLFHYIQTMRKAKKKRLAEEAQAEKAAPTQPTLDV is encoded by the coding sequence ATCCATCACGCTGGCCTCATCCCCTGGCTCAACCCCGAGACGATCATCTCCGCCGCGGGGCCGTGGGCCCTCCTGGTCGTCTGCGGGATCGTGTTCGCCGAGACCGGGCTCCTGGTCGGCTTCCTGCTCCCGGGCGATACGCTGCTGGTGATCTCGGGGCTGCTCACCAACAGCTCCCGGGTCTTCGACATCGATATCTGGTGGGTCTGCCTCTTCATCGCCATGGCCGCCTTCCTCGGCGGCGAGGTCGGCTATCTGATCGGCCACAAGGCTGGACCGCGCGTGTTCGAGCGCAAGGAGAGCGGCCTGTTCAGCATGGAGAACGTGCGCCGCACGAACCGCTTCTTCGACCGCTTCGGCGCCCTGGCGATCATCGTCGCCCGGTTCGTCCCGATCGTGCGCACCTTCGCGCCGGTCGCCGCGGGCGTCGGCCACATGAGCTACAAGAAGTACTCGCTCTACAACGCGATCGGCGCGCTGATCTGGGGCGCGGGCCTCACACTGTTCGGCTACCTCATCGGATACATCCCGCCCGTCGCCAGGTTCGTCTCGGAGTACATCGACGTCATCCTGATCGGCGCGGTCGTCATCACACTCATCCCCACGCTCTTCCACTACATCCAGACGATGCGCAAAGCCAAGAAGAAGCGTCTGGCCGAGGAGGCACAGGCCGAAAAGGCGGCGCCCACACAGCCGACGCTGGACGTCTGA
- the prfB gene encoding peptide chain release factor 2, with protein sequence MIELDLTVQIAELRSTLADITAVVDIDKLRAAIADLSERAGAPDLWDDTANAQKVTSALSHRQSELARITAIQQRLDDLEVLVELANEGDDEESAAEARAELEALQKALGDLEVQTLLSGEYDERAAIVTIRSGAGGDDATDFAEMLLRMYLRWAEQHKYPVTVMDTSYAEGAGIKSATFEVDVPYAFGTLSVEAGTHRLARISPFGSADKRQTSFAAVEVIPLMEEANQVDVPEGDIRVDVFRSSGPGGQSVNTTDSAVRLTHLPTGIVVSMQNEKSQIQNRAAAMRVLQTRLLLLQKEEEAAKKKELAGNITASWGDQMRSYFLYGQQLVKDLRTGYESGNPATVFDGDLDGFIAAGIRWRAGSKAETQG encoded by the coding sequence ATGATTGAACTCGACCTCACCGTGCAGATCGCCGAGCTGCGCTCCACCCTCGCCGACATCACCGCCGTCGTGGACATCGACAAGCTCCGCGCTGCCATCGCCGACCTCAGCGAGCGGGCGGGGGCGCCGGACCTCTGGGACGACACCGCGAACGCGCAGAAGGTCACCAGCGCGCTCAGCCATCGCCAGTCGGAGCTCGCCCGCATCACCGCGATCCAGCAGCGTCTCGACGACCTGGAGGTGCTCGTCGAGCTCGCCAACGAGGGCGACGATGAGGAATCCGCCGCTGAGGCCCGCGCCGAACTCGAAGCCTTGCAGAAGGCGCTCGGCGATCTCGAAGTGCAGACGCTGCTGAGCGGCGAATACGACGAGCGCGCTGCCATCGTCACCATCCGCTCCGGCGCCGGAGGGGACGACGCCACCGATTTCGCCGAGATGCTGCTGCGGATGTACCTGCGCTGGGCCGAGCAGCACAAGTACCCGGTCACGGTCATGGACACGTCCTATGCCGAGGGCGCGGGCATCAAGTCCGCGACCTTCGAGGTCGATGTGCCCTACGCTTTCGGCACCCTCTCGGTCGAGGCGGGCACCCATCGCCTGGCTCGCATCAGCCCGTTCGGATCGGCCGACAAACGTCAGACGTCCTTCGCGGCGGTCGAGGTCATCCCGCTGATGGAAGAGGCCAATCAGGTGGACGTCCCCGAGGGCGACATCCGTGTGGATGTCTTCCGCTCCTCCGGTCCCGGCGGTCAATCGGTCAACACGACCGATTCGGCTGTGCGCCTCACCCACCTCCCGACCGGCATCGTAGTGTCGATGCAGAACGAGAAGTCGCAGATCCAGAACCGGGCCGCGGCGATGCGCGTGCTCCAGACCCGTCTGCTCCTGCTCCAGAAGGAGGAGGAGGCGGCCAAGAAGAAGGAGCTCGCCGGGAACATCACCGCGAGCTGGGGCGACCAGATGCGCTCCTACTTCCTCTACGGTCAACAGCTGGTCAAGGATCTCCGCACCGGGTATGAGTCGGGCAACCCGGCGACCGTTTTCGATGGTGACCTCGACGGCTTCATCGCCGCGGGCATCCGCTGGCGCGCGGGGAGCAAAGCGGAGACTCAGGGGTAG
- the ftsE gene encoding cell division ATP-binding protein FtsE — translation MIRFEHVSKQYPGTSRPALGGITLEVLRGDFVFLVGASGSGKSSCLRLILKEERPTKGRIHVLGQDLGAISSRKVPYFRRNIGVVFQDFRLLPNKTVFQNVAFTLQVIGKSRGFIQEAVPDVLTMVGLEGKAQRLPHELSGGEQQRVAIARAVVNKPQILLADEPTGNLDPATSAGIMAVLERINAGGTTVLMATHEAAIVDQMKRRVIELVGGQIVRDERHGGYGVTASIPLPRMDEAPGRHAVQRDAPVTAAAPSPSPSMTRPHTPLSNPQAPVTVSQTGPQPAAPLAAPRSAAGERQPAPAPFATVPAPAAAEDLPEHLNFTANLDLRGLREDPDGDSAQKVGPTK, via the coding sequence ATGATCCGCTTCGAACACGTATCCAAGCAGTATCCGGGAACCTCGCGCCCGGCGCTGGGCGGCATCACCCTTGAGGTGCTGCGCGGCGATTTCGTCTTCCTCGTCGGAGCGTCCGGGTCGGGCAAGTCGAGCTGCCTCCGCCTCATCCTCAAAGAGGAGCGTCCCACGAAAGGCCGCATTCATGTGCTGGGGCAGGACCTCGGGGCGATCTCCTCGCGTAAGGTGCCGTACTTCCGCCGCAACATCGGTGTGGTCTTCCAGGACTTCCGGCTGCTGCCGAACAAGACGGTCTTCCAGAACGTCGCTTTCACTCTCCAGGTGATCGGCAAATCCCGGGGCTTCATCCAGGAGGCGGTGCCCGATGTGCTCACGATGGTGGGTCTCGAGGGCAAGGCCCAGCGTCTGCCGCACGAGCTCTCCGGCGGCGAGCAGCAACGCGTGGCGATCGCGCGGGCCGTTGTCAACAAACCGCAGATCCTCCTCGCGGACGAGCCGACCGGGAATCTCGATCCGGCGACCAGCGCCGGGATCATGGCCGTTCTCGAACGCATCAACGCCGGCGGGACGACCGTGCTGATGGCCACCCACGAGGCCGCCATCGTCGACCAGATGAAGCGGCGTGTGATCGAGCTCGTCGGCGGTCAGATCGTCCGCGACGAGCGTCACGGCGGCTACGGTGTGACCGCGAGCATTCCGCTGCCCCGGATGGACGAGGCCCCCGGACGGCACGCGGTCCAGCGGGATGCCCCGGTGACGGCTGCGGCCCCCTCCCCGTCCCCGTCGATGACACGGCCGCACACCCCACTGTCGAACCCGCAGGCGCCGGTCACCGTTTCGCAGACCGGACCTCAGCCGGCGGCGCCGCTCGCCGCGCCACGGTCTGCTGCCGGGGAACGTCAGCCGGCTCCGGCCCCGTTCGCGACGGTTCCGGCGCCCGCAGCGGCCGAAGACCTGCCCGAGCACCTCAATTTCACCGCCAACCTCGATCTCCGGGGTCTGCGCGAGGACCCGGACGGTGACAGCGCGCAGAAGGTGGGACCCACGAAATGA
- the ftsX gene encoding permease-like cell division protein FtsX, with protein sequence MRFGLIWSEVGNGLRRNLSMVFSVILVTFISLTFVGTGALLQLQIGQMKTYWYDRAQVAVYMCTGTDNCQGGAATGQTIAAVKKQLESPELAPYIQKFYYQDQRQGYEQFKEQFKGNQIADYVTPEMIPQTFWVNLKNPNQSDVLTETLSGAAGVQSVVDQRSYLDQIFNILGAASTTALVIAALMLVAAVLLIATTIRLSAFSRRREIGIMRLVGASNRFIQTPFIIEGVVAALIGALLAAGVLVLIVQVFVRGPLQSQIQSINFVSMAQAWPVVPLIVFIGVALAAASANFAIKRYLRV encoded by the coding sequence ATGAGATTCGGGCTCATCTGGTCCGAGGTCGGCAACGGCCTCCGGCGGAACCTCTCCATGGTGTTCTCCGTCATCCTGGTCACCTTCATCTCGCTGACTTTCGTCGGCACCGGCGCGCTCCTGCAATTGCAGATCGGCCAGATGAAGACGTACTGGTACGACCGTGCCCAGGTCGCCGTCTACATGTGTACGGGGACGGACAACTGCCAGGGCGGTGCGGCGACAGGCCAGACCATCGCCGCCGTCAAGAAGCAGCTGGAGTCCCCGGAGCTCGCCCCATACATCCAGAAGTTCTACTACCAGGATCAGCGACAGGGCTACGAGCAGTTCAAAGAGCAGTTCAAGGGGAACCAGATCGCCGACTACGTCACGCCGGAGATGATCCCGCAGACGTTCTGGGTGAACCTCAAGAACCCGAACCAATCGGACGTGCTCACCGAGACGCTCTCCGGGGCGGCGGGCGTGCAGAGCGTCGTCGACCAGCGCAGCTACCTCGACCAGATCTTCAATATCCTGGGCGCGGCGAGCACGACAGCGCTGGTGATCGCCGCCCTCATGCTCGTGGCTGCCGTGCTGCTCATCGCGACCACGATCCGGCTGTCCGCGTTCTCGCGGCGGCGGGAGATCGGGATCATGCGGCTTGTCGGCGCGTCGAACCGTTTCATCCAGACACCGTTCATCATCGAGGGCGTCGTGGCGGCGCTCATCGGGGCGCTGCTGGCCGCCGGCGTTCTGGTCCTCATCGTTCAGGTGTTCGTGCGCGGACCGCTGCAGTCCCAGATCCAGTCGATCAACTTCGTTTCGATGGCGCAGGCTTGGCCGGTCGTCCCGCTCATCGTCTTCATCGGGGTGGCGCTGGCCGCCGCGTCCGCGAACTTCGCCATCAAACGCTACCTGCGCGTCTGA
- the smpB gene encoding SsrA-binding protein SmpB, protein MAKERGQKVVATNRRARHDYTIEDTYEAGLVLTGTEVKSLRLGRASLVDGYAFVDGGEAWLDAVHIPEYADGTWNNHAPRRKRKLLLHKAQILKIESKVKQGGYTIVPLQIYFNDGRAKVEIGVAKGKREYDKRQALRERQDNREAQRAMVSRKHLGE, encoded by the coding sequence GTGGCCAAGGAACGTGGTCAGAAAGTCGTGGCCACCAATCGCCGGGCGCGTCACGACTACACCATCGAAGACACCTATGAGGCCGGTCTCGTGCTGACCGGAACCGAGGTGAAGTCTCTGCGACTCGGGAGAGCGTCGCTGGTCGACGGCTATGCGTTCGTCGACGGTGGCGAGGCGTGGCTGGACGCGGTCCACATCCCGGAGTACGCCGACGGCACCTGGAACAACCACGCGCCGCGCCGCAAGCGGAAACTGCTCCTCCACAAGGCGCAGATCCTCAAGATCGAGAGCAAGGTGAAGCAGGGCGGCTACACGATCGTCCCGCTCCAGATCTATTTCAACGATGGCCGGGCGAAGGTCGAGATCGGTGTCGCGAAAGGCAAGCGCGAGTACGACAAACGGCAGGCGCTGCGCGAGCGGCAGGACAACAGGGAAGCGCAGCGGGCGATGGTCAGCAGGAAGCACCTGGGGGAGTAG